The Croceibacterium sp. TMG7-5b_MA50 genome segment CAGTGCGGCGAGGACGGCACCGTCGCCGGCATGCTCGCCTGCCAGCCTGCGGTAATCGGGCAGCAGTTCCAGCGCCTGCTCGCGATTGACCCCGCGCTTGGACACCATGCGCAGCGGCACCACGGCGGCCTCGCCGGCGGTCAGCGCGCGAATGGCGATGGGAGAGCCTGCCAGGCTGCCGATCTCCAACTGGTTCATGCGGCGGCCCTTCAGATAATTGTCGACCTCGCGCTGCAGCACCGCCAGGTCCCCAAACGCCTGCCTGCCGGCCTCCGGACTGGGCGTGCCTTTGGTCAACAGTTCCCAATATTGACCCAGTTGCCCCTGCCTCCCGTCGTTGAAGATCAGGTAATGATACAGCAACCAGGCGCGGCCATAATAGGCATCGTGGCTGCGTCCGCGCTCCTCCCAGTACAATTTGTCATCGAACAATTGTTCGAGCGGCACGTCCGCCGAATAGAAGAGCTCTCCCGCCCGGTGGGACGCCGGGCCGCCGAGCAGCACGGTGCCATCCTGCTTGAACTTGGTGGAAGCGTAGAACTCCGCCGATCCCTCGGACAGCCAGCGCGGCATGGCCTGCAACCCGCTGGAGATCATGAAGTGGTGGGCATATTCATGCAGCAGCACGATCTGCGAGAAATCAGTGGTGCTGCCCCGGTTCACGATGCGCGGCACAAAGGCCAGGGATCCGGCCGCCCGCGGGATGTAGAAGCCGGCGACGAACGGATTTCCGTCGCCGTTGATTCTGCGGACCTCACGCTGGTCACCGACGACATAGATGGTCACCCGGGCGGACGGGCTGGGCGTGCCCATCTGAGTGCCGGTGATCCGTTCCATGGCGCTGTGATACAGCTCCAGCTCTTCGGAAAATTCGCGCAGGGTCGCCTCGCGCGTGTCGGCGTAGATTACGAAATGGTCGCTGGCGGCCTCCAGCCACCGGGCCTCCGCGGCGGATCCGGGCAGGATAACAGCCAGCAGGAACAATCCAACCCAACGCATCATGCAAGCCCCAGTCCCGTACACCCGGCCGGATGCTAGGGTGCCGCATGGACCGGGGCAAGCATTGGTCTGGTAGTATCAGTCGGTCAGGTCTGCGGGTACCTTGCCGCCGTTCTTCGCCAGCTCGCGCATCAGCCGCCGGTGGAGCGCGATGTTCTCCTCCGCGGTGCCGGAATAGTCGCTGTCGCCCAGCTCTCCCGCCAATTCCTTCCTGTTGGCGAAGGAGGAATCGATGTCGAGCAGCTTCAGCAAATCGACAATGGAGCTGCGCCAGTTCAGCTTGTCCGCACCGTCCATGGCGGCGAGGCGAGCGGCCACATCCACGTCGTTCAACACCGCCGGTGTTGCCGCCACTGCCGGCGCGGCGGGCGCCGGACGGGCAGCCTGCGGCGAAGGGGCGGCAACCGGTGCCGGTGCGGCCTTCGGCGCGGCGGCGGGCGCCGGCGGTGCCTTCTTCTCCGGCTTCTTGCCCAGGATGGCGTCGGTTATCTTCTGGAACAGGCTCATGGAAATCAGCTCCTCAACCGCGCGGAAGGGTTGCGCGTTCAGGGCTGCCAATCGCTCGTAATGCAGCGGGGTTCCGACTGAGGCGACAGGCCGCTAGGGTCGGGCGATGAACCTCGCCCTTTCGATCGCCGTACTCGCCGCCCTGGCACTGATCGCCAATGCCGCGTGGCTCTGGCGGCGGCAGGGCGGCGGCAGGCAGGGCGCGACACAGCAGGTCTGGCTGATGCTGGGGCTGGCGGCGATCATGCTCGCCAACGTGGCGATCGTCACGCTGCCCGCCCCCTGAGCCCCGGTGCTGGTCCGTCAGCGGATGGTGCAGGCCGGGTCCAGCCGGAAGTCGAGATACCGGTCCACGGCGCCCATCAGTTCCTCCTGCTCGTTTTCGAAGAAGTGGTTGGCGCGCGGGATTTCCTCGTGATGGATGGTGATGTGCTTCTGGGTGCGCAGCTTGTCGACCAGCTTCTGCACGGAAGACGGCTGCACCACGGTGTCCGCCGTACCCTGGATGAAGATGCCGCTGGCCGGACAGGGCGCCAGGAAGCTGAAATCGTACATGTTGGCGGGCGGCGCGATGGAGATGAAGCCGCGGATCTCCGGCCGGCGCATCAGCAATTGCATGCCGATCAGCGCGCCGAAGCTGACGCCGGCCACCCAAGTGGTCTGCGCCTCCGGGTGAACCTGCTGCACCCAGTCGAGCGCGCTGGCCGCATCGCTCAGTTCCCCGATGCCATTGTCGAAGCTGCCCTGGCTGCGGCCCACGCCGCGGAAGTTGAAGCGCAAGGTGGCAAAACCGCGATCGGTGAAGGTCTTGTACAGCCGCTGCACGATGCGGTCGTTCATGGTTCCGCCGCCCTGCGAATGCGGATGCAGGATCATCGCCACGGGCGCACGCGGGCGGGTGGCGGGGGCGAAACGGCCTTCGAGGCGGCCTTCGGGACCGGGGAAGATGACGGACGGCATGGGGCAGATACTCGCAACGGACGGGCGCGGCTGGCGCGCGGAAAGTGCGGCGCTATATAGGATCGCGACCACTTTTCGCAATTGTCACGAATGACCCGCATTTATCTCGACCACGCGGCCACCACGCCGCTACGTCCCGAAGCGCGTGCCGCGCTGGAGGATGGCTGGCGGCTGTGGGCCAATCCATCCAGCCCGCATGCGGACGGCCGCGCAGCCCGCCGCGCGCTGGAGGATGCGCGTGACCGGATCAGGACGGCACTTGGCTGGACGGGCGAGCTGGTGTTTACCAGCGGCGCCAGCGAGGCGGCGACGCTGGCGCTGAACGGGGCCAAGGCCGGCAGTCGGCTGGTCAGTGCGGTGGAACACGACGCAGTGTTGCAGCAGGCCACCGGTGCCGCGGTGCTTCCTGTGGGCAACGACGGTACGCTGTGTCTCGCCGCACTGGACCGGGAGTTGCAGGCGGCGGACGATCCGCTGGTGGCGGTGCAATCCATCAACTCCGAAACGGGCGCGGCGCAAGACATCGCTCCCCTCGCCGCGCAGGTGCAGGAAGCTGGTGGCCTGCTGATGGTCGACCATTCGCAGGGCGCGGGTAAGGTTGCGCTGCCTGCCGGGGCCGACCTTGCCATCATCGCGGCACACAAGTTCGGCGGGCCGGTGGGTGTGGGCGCCCTGCTCGTGCGCGACTGGGCCATGCTGACGCCGTCCGGCGGGCAGGAGCGCGGCTATCGCCGGGGAACGGAGAACCTGCCCGGCGCGCTCTCCATGGCTGCCGCGCTTGAAGCGGCCCTGGCGGGGCCGTTGACGGCGGAGCCGGTGGACGACCTGCTGGCTGATCTTGCGGCCGGGGTGCGCGCCGCGGGCGGCATGTGGCTCGGTGACCGGCTGGCCAAGCCGACCCCGCTGATCCACGCGCTCGCCACGCCGCACCTTTCCGCCACGGCGCAATTGATGCGACTCGACCTTGCCGGGATCGCGGTGAGCCAGGGCAGTGCATGTTCGTCAGGATCCATGCGCAGCAGCCATGTGCTGGCCGCGTTGGGCATCGCCGACGACGACGCTGCGCGGTTCATTCGCATCAGCCTGGGCTGGAGCACGACCCGCGCCGATCTGCAGCGTTTCGGCGATGCCTGGCTCGCCATGGCGCGTCGGGAAGCGGCGGCGTGATCTACCTCGATCATCAGGCGACCACGCCGCTCGCGCCGGAGGCGCGGGAGGCGATGCTGCGCTGGCTGGGCGGGCCGGACAGCACCACCTTTGGCAATCCGCACTCGCCGCATCGGCTCGGCCGGCAGGCGGAGGCGGCGGTGGAGGTCGCACGCGAACGCGTGGCGGCGCTGTTCCCGGCGGGCGGCCGGGTGATCTTCACCGGCAGTGCGACGGAGGCGCTGAACCTGGCCCTGCGCGGCTGTGCGCCTGTGCGTGCCGGCATGGGCGTGGCGATCAGCGGGATCGAGCATGCCGCGGTGGAGGAGACCGCTAGGAGCCTGCCGAATCCGCTCACCATCCTGTCGGTCGATGGAGACGGGCTGGTCGATGCCGAAGGGGAGTGGCCCGCCGGCACCGGTCTTGTCAGCGTCATGCAGGTGAATAACGAGATCGGCACGATCCAGCCGGTCGATCGCCTCTACGAACGCGCCCGCGCCGCCGGGGCTCTGTTCGTGTGCGATGCGGTGCAGGCTGCGGGCAAGCTGCCGATCGCAGCCGCTGACATGATCGCGATCAGCGCACACAAGTTCTACGGGCCCAAGGGGATCGGGGCGTTGTGGGTGCGCGAAGGGGTGGAGCTGACGCCGCTGCTGACCGGCGGGGGGCAGGAAGGGGGCTGCCGCTCCGGCACGCTGAGCCCGGCATTGTGCGCCGGCATGGGCGTTGCCGCCGAGCTGGCGCTTTCCCGCATGGCAAAAGATGCGGCACATACCGATCGCCTGTTCGCCCGTGCGCTGGACCTGTTCGCTGGGTGGACCCTAAACGGCAGCGCCACGCAACGCTACACGGGCAACCTCAATCTGCGGCGGCAGGGCGTAGACGTCGCCCGCCTGATGTCGGATGTCCGGCAGGTGGCCTTCTCCGCCGGCAGCGCATGCGCCAGCGACAGCGGCAAACCCAGCCGGGTGCTGGCCGTAATCGGGCTGTCAGCGGCGGAGGCGAAAGGCTCGATCCGCCTCGGACTGGGCCGCTATACCGCCGATGCCGATCTGGAGCAGGCCGCCAGCCTGCTTGAAACCGCCGTGGCGGCACAGGGTCGCTGATGCAGGTTCATTTCATCGGGCGGAACGGCGATCGGGTTACAGCGTCGCCTAAGCCGGGCGACCGCCTGCTTGATGCCGCGCAATCCGTCGGCCTGCCGCTGGAAGGTACATGCAACGGTCAGATGGCCTGTTCCACCTGCCACCTCATCCTGCACCCGGACTGGTTCGCCCGGCTACCACGCGCCAGTATTGAGGAGGAGGACCTCCTCGACCTGGCGCCGGATGCCTGCAGCACCAGCCGGCTGGGATGCCAGATCGTGCTGCAGGATCATCTCGATGGCCTGCTTGCCAGACTGCCCTGAGGGTCAGGCCGGCTCGCCGACCTTCGCCAGCAGGTCCTGCAATGCCTTGGTGAAGGCGGGGATATCATCCGGCTTGCGACTGGTGACAATGTTGCCATCCACGGCCGCTTCCTGATCCACCACGTTCGCCCCGGCATTCTTCAGGTCGGTGCGGATGGAGGGCCAGCTCGTCACCGTCTTGCCGCGCACCACGTCGGCCTCCACCAGCAGCCACGGACCGTGACAGATCGCGGCGACCGGCTTTCCGGCCGCGGCGAAATCCTTCACCAACTGCACGGCCTTGGCCTCCATGCGCAGCTTGTCCGGATTGATCTGCCCGCCGGGCAGCAGCAGGGCGTCGAACTCGTCGGCGCTCGCCTCGCTGAGCGACAGGTCGACATCGACCTCCTCGCCCCAATCATCTTCGTCCCAGCCCTGGATGCTGCCGTCTTCCGGACTGGCGACCAGCACTTCGTGGCCGGCCTCCTCCAGCAGGCGCTTGGGTTCGGTCAGTTCGGACTGCTCGAACCCGTCGGTGGCGAGGATCAGGATGCGGTTGGCCATGGGGTATCTCCTTGAAAAGATGTTTGCCCGCCAACGGGCGGTGGATGGCCTGCGTTCCACGCTTCCCCCGCCAGCCGTGGCGGTGATAGGGCAGGGCGCATGGCCATTCTCGATGACCCCAGCGATCCCGTCGATGCCATCATCGACGCGCCGTTCGACCATGCCCTGTCCGAACGTTACCTCGTCTATGCGCTGTCGACGATCACGGCCCGGTCGCTGCCCGACCTGCGTGACGGGCTGAAGCCGGTCCATCGCCGGCTGTTGTGGACCATGCGGCAGTTGCGGCTGAATCCGACGGACGCGCCCAAGAAGTCGGCCCGCGTGGTGGGCGATGTGATCGGCAAGTACCACCCGCATGGCGACGTCGCGGTTTATGACGCGATGGTCCGCCTGGCGCAGGATTTCACCCTGCGCTATCCGCTGGTCGAGGGGCAGGGCAATTTCGGCAACATCGACGGCGATAGCGCCGCCGCCTACCGCTACACCGAATGCCGCCTGACCCGCACGGCGCTGCTGCTGATGCAGGGTCTGGACGAAGGTGCGGCCGATTTCGTGCCCACCTACAATAACGAGGAGGAGGAGCCCGCGCTCTTCCCCGGCCTGTTTCCGAACCTGTTGGCGAACGGCGCCAGCGGCATCGCGGTTGGCATGGCGACGAGCATCCCCAGCCACAACGTGGCGGAGATCCTGGACGCGGCGCTGCTGCTGGTTGACGATCCCCATGCGGAACATGCCCGGTTGATGGAGGTGTTCCACGGGCCGGACTTTGCCACCGGCGGGGTGATCGTCGACAGTCCGGAGGCGATTTCAAAGGCTTACGAGACGGGGCGGGGATCGTTTCGGGTGCGGGCGCGGTTTCGGGCGCCGGAGGCGGCGAGCGACAGCGACCAGGCGGCGGGGATCGAGCGGCTGGGGGCGGGGCAATGGCAGCTGGTCGTGTCCGAGATCCCGTACCAGGTGCAGAAGGGCAAGCTGATCGAGCAGATCGCCGCGCTGATCGCGGACAAGAAGCTGCCGATCCTGGAGGATGTGCGCGACGAGAGCGACGAGCAGGTGCGCATCGTGTTCGTGCCGCGCAGCCGCAATGTCGATCCGGAGCAGCTGAAGGAGGCGCTGTTCCGCCTCAGCGACCTGGAGGTGCGGTTCGGCCTGAACCTGAACGTGCTGGACGCGACGCGCACGCCCATGGTGATGGGCCTGCATGAGCTGCTGTCCAACTGGCTGGCGCACCAGATCGACATCCTGCAGCGCCGCGCGCGGCACCGGCTGGCGAAGATCGCCGACCGGCTGGAGCTGGTCGCCGGCTACATCACCGCGTTCCTGAACCTCGACCGCGTGATCGAGATCATCCGGACGGAGGACGAGCCCAAGCCGGTGATGATCGCCGAGTTCGAGCTGACCGACCGGCAGGCGGAGGCGATCCTCAACATGCGGCTGCGGTCCCTGCGCAAGCTGGAGGAGTTCGAGCTGCGCAAGGAGCACGACGCGCTGGAGAAGGAGCGCGACGAGCTGACCGTGTTGCTGGACAATCCGGCCAAGCAGCGCACCCGGCTGAAGCGTGATCTGCGCGCCCTGCGCAAGGAATATGGCGAGGACACCGCGCTGGGTCGGCGGCGCACCGCGCTGGTGGAGGCGGCGCCGACCGTCACCTTCAGCCTGGACGCGATGATCGAGAAGGAGCCGATCACCGTCATCCTGTCGCAGCGCGGCTGGATCCGCGCGGCCAAGGGGCATGTGCCGCTGGACGGCGAGTGGAAGTGGAAGGAGGGTGACGGCCCCGCCTTCGCCATCCACGCGCAGACCACGGACAAGCTGCTGATCGCGGGCGATGATGGCCGCTTCTTCACGCTGGGCGCGGACAAGCTGCCCGGCGCGCGTGGTTTCGGGGAGCCGATCCGCACCGTGCTGGACATGGAGGCGGAGGCGAAGACGGTGGCGCTGCTGGTGCACCGGCCCGGCCGCAGGCTGCTGCTGGCCGCCAGCACCGGCCGCGGCTTCGTGGCGGAAACCGGCGAGTTGCTGGCGGAGACGCGCAAGGGCCGGCAGGTGGTGAACCTGAAGGACGGCGCGAGGCTGGCGGTGATCCGCGAGATCGCGGCGACCGACGACCATGTCGCGGTGATCGGCGACAATCGCAAGCTGGTGGTGTTCCACCTGGACGAGTTGCCGCAGATGGCGCGCGGGCAGGGCGTCGCGCTGCAACGCTACCGCGATGGCGGCATGGCGGACGCCACCACCTTCCGGCTGGAGGACGGTCTAAGCTGGGCGATGGGGGGTGAGACGGGCCGCACGCGGACGGAGCGGGAGATCCAGCAATGGAAGGTCGCACGCGGCGGGGCCGGGCGCCTGCCGCCCAACGGATTTCCGCGGGATAACCGCTTCTGATCATGCGTTAAGCCGGGAAAGGAGGCGCCCGGCTTATGTTCACCGACTTCCGCGAGGATCAGCCGCTGCCGCCGCCCTGGCAGCCACCGCGCAGGGAACCGGCGCGGCTGACGCGGGAACAGGAAAAGCGGCTGGGGCAGGTGTTGCTGGCCAATGTGGTGCTGATCTTCGCCGCAGCCCCATTGGCGGGATCGTCCGTTCTGGTCGGATTGTGGTGGCTGGTCGGATGGTGAGGGCGTTCCATCGCCCGTCCCGACACATCGTTCGCGGACGTCGTGCCCCCTTTCAACCGCTCAGATCGTAGGGCCGCCATTCGTATCCGGCAGGATCGCCTCGATCATGCAGATCAGGCCCTCGGGACGGAAATCCATCGCCACCGGGCTCCCAAGTTCGGCGGCTAGGGCCCGCTCGATCAGGCGGGAGCCAAAGCCACGGGTCGTCGGCGCGGTGACCGGCGGACCGTCACTTTCGACCCAGGTGAAGCGCAGGCGACCGCCACCCGGCGGCTCCTGCTTCCAGCGGATGCTGACCCGCCCACGATCGTTGGACAGGGCGCCATACTTCACCGCGTTCGTGCATAGTTCGTGCAGCGCCAAAGCGATGGACACGGCGGTTTGCGGGGGCAGTTCCATGTCGGGACCACTGATATCGATCCGCCCGCGATCCGCGCCACAGCCGGGGCCCACCACATCCGCCACTAGCGCACTGACGGACACCGCCACCCAATCCTGCTGCACCAGCAGCTTGTGCGCGGCGGCCACCGCCATCAGCCGCGCCTCGAACGCCTGCTTCGCGGCAGACGTCGCCATGTCTCCGCGGAACGATTGCTGGGCCAGGCTCTGCACCACGGCCAGCGTGTTCTTGACCCGGTGATTCAGCTCGTCGAGCAGCAGCCGCTGCTGCGCCTCCGCCCGCTTGCGATCGGTGATCTCCAGCGATGCCGTTGCGAAGCGGGGTGCATCCGGCGCGGAGCCGGCGATGGGGCTGATCGTCGTCGCGAACCAGCGCGTGCCGGCCGCCGTTTCGAAGCAACGTTCCAGTTGAGCGGGGGCGCCGCTGGCTTCCACCTGCCGCAGCTTGTCGATCAGGGCGCCGTCGGCACGTTCCATGTCGACGTCGTGCACGCTCACGCCCACAAGGCTCCCCCGGCCGAGCAGGTCGGCCAGCGCGTGGTTCGCCGCGAGATAGCGGATGTCGTCGCCCCGGCGTTCCAGGATTGAGGCGAACAGCCCGTCCGTCTCGAAAAAGGCGCGCAGCGTCGCCTCGCTTTCCTGCAGGACCTCCGCATCGCGGCGGACAGATACCAGCGTGTCGAGCTGGGCCGTGCCCCACAGCGCCAGCGCCGCCAGCAGCGCGACGGTGATGGCGGTGGTGAAGGCGAGCTGGAAATCGCGCGGGTAGAGGTCCGCGGCCGACCCCTTCAAGGCCAGCGTGGCGACAACCACCGGCACCACGACCATGATCGGCAGCAGCCAGCGCGCCGCGGTCGCGCCAATGGAGCGTCCGACCAGCAGGTGGACCCAGCCGCCGGCCGGTTTAAGCGCCAGCACCCCGACCGACGCACCGCCCAGTGCCAGCGCCGTTGGCAGGGAAACCTGCGTGAACCCAAGCACGCCGCCCAGCGGGGCGACCAGATACAGGTGGCTGAGAAGGGCGATCGTGACCAGCAACAGTACGGTCGTCGCCGCCGCCGATGCCACCAGCGCGGCAAGGTTGCTGCGGATGCCTGCAGCCAGCAGCCCTGTACCGACCAGCAGGAACCCGATGGCGGTCGGTGCCGCCATCCGGCCGGGATGGCGGTAGCCGGACGGCTGGGCATTCACGGCGTCGGCAAACAGCAGGTGATCCGTGCCGAAATCGATCCCCAGAGCGAATTGCAGCAGCGTTTGCACCGCCAGCGCGATGATCGCCACCGCGAGTATGCGGGAGACAACCGGACGCGCATGGCGGATGGAGACGGACACGAGACCGGCCCCTACCAGTATGGCGCACAAGGCGGTCACCGGCTGCATGGCGCTGCGGGTGGAGAGGAACCGGGTGAGTGCGGGCAAGTCCAGCGCCCATCCGATGACGGCGACGACGCCGATCACGATCGGCACGCAGGCGCTGGTCGCGCTGACGCGCCGGAGCCGCGCAAGCGCGGCGTCGTCTATCGTGCGACTGATCGTATCCCCCTGGAACCTGTGCTTGCTGCCCGAGTGCCGATATTGCCATGCCTGAAAAAAGGCCCACTTTGCAACAACTTTACCTCTCCCGACGCGCGAAGCTGACGCGTGCGGGATCGTCGCGGATGTCGTCTGGCGATCATTGACGGTGCGAACCGCGGCGATAGTCTTGGCCACTATGCATCGGCTTTCAACCCTTGGCCTGTTCCTCGCCATCCTTTCCCAACCGGCTGCCGCGCAGCAGCAGACGGAGGCGGAGCAACGGGAACAATGGTCGGCGGCGCAGGCCCGTCAGCGTGCCTTCGTCCGCGAATTGTTCGACCGGGCCGGCTTCGCCCCGGTGGCCGAACTTTCCGCGGAGGGTCGGGAGGTGCGGCGAATGCTGCTGAGGGACCCGTATGGTGGGTTGCCGGTCCCCGGGGTGGAACTGGAACGACGTGCCAGTGGTGAGGTGACGTTGCGCCTGCAATACCGCAACTGGTCGACCGATCCGGTCCAAGTAGCAGCGAGCGCCTGGCAGGAGCTTGCTGCGCTGGAGGATGCGGTTCTGACCCAGGCCGACTTCGTTCCGCTCCCGCCGTCGCCGCCATCCTCTTCATCGCCGCCTTTGCCACCACCGATATGTCACGGCTGGAACGCGCGGTTCGAAGCGGATTACCACCGGAATGCAAGCTGGTCGCAATGTGGTGGGGACCGCGGACCGGCCCTGGATTATGCGGTCGCTTTCGCGGAAATCGCCGTCTCTAGCAAGGCAGGCTGCGCGTTCGACCGCGGCGATCCATTCGGGTCGTACAACAAGTGTTGGGGCGAAACGCTGCAGCTGGATGACCGTGCACTGGATCGGGACTTCGCGGCGCTGCGGGCGGAGTATGACGCTGCGCATGGCCACGAACAGCTCGGCAAGGCCCGCGTGGCGCTGCGGGTGGAGGGGATGGAGGTGGGCGATCCGCAATGGGTCGCCGCACGCGACGCGGTGGCGGAGGTGAAGGCGGTGCGGGATGTGCGCTGGGATTGCCTGCGCCGCTTGCAGCAACTGGCCGGGCGCGCCTCCGACGCCTCGCCCGCAGACCGAGCGAAGATGCGGCAGACGGTCGATCACTGGTCCAGGTGGCTGACGGAGCAGGAGAGGAACTACGCGGAGGTCCTGCAGGGGCTTGCCTGGCCCGGGTAGCGCCGGGCCGGGTGCATGCTGCGTCATTGGTCGCCGCGCCCGCCTTGCACCCGGAACGGGCCGCGAACATATACGCGGCCATGAGTCTTTCCCACATCACCGTCCGCGGCGCCCGTGAGCACAACCTCAAGGGCATCGACATCGACCTGCCGCGCGATGCGCTGATCGTCATCACGGGCCTCAGCGGCTCCGGCAAGTCGAGCCTGGCCTTCGACACGATCTATGCCGAGGGGCAGCGCCGCTATGTCGAGAGCCTCAGCGCCTATGCCCGCCAGTTCCTGGAAATGATGCAGAAGCCCGATGTGGAGCATATCGAGGGCCTGAGCCCCGCGATCTCCATCGAGCAGAAGACCACCAGCCGCAATCCCCGCTCCACCGTCGCCACGGTGACGGAGATCTACGATTACATGCGCCTGCTGTGGGCGCGGGTGGGCGTACCCTACAGCCCCGCCACGGGCCTGCCGATCGAGGCGCAGACCGTGTCCAACATGGTCGATCGCGTTATGACCCTGCCGGAGGGGACGCGCCTGTACCTGCTCGCCCCCGTGGTGCGCGGGCGCAAGGGGGAATACCGCAAGGAGCTGGCCGAATGGCAGAAGGCGGGCTTCACCCGCGTGCGCATCGACGGCGAGCTGTACGAGATCGAGCAGGCGCCCGCGCTCGACAAGAAGTACAAGCACGACATCGAGGTGGTGGTGGACCGCCTGGCCGTGCGCGAGCGGATCGAGACCCGGCTGGCCGACAGTTTCGAGACCGCGCTGAAGCTGGCGGACGGGCTCGCCTATGTCGATCTGGCCGATGACAGCGGCACGCGCATCACCTTCTCCGAACGGTTCGCCTGCCCGGTCAGCGGCTTCACGATCGAGGAGGTGGAGCCGCGGCTGTTCTCCTTCAACGCGCCGCAGGGGGCGTGCCCGACCTGCGACGGACTGGGC includes the following:
- a CDS encoding HWE histidine kinase domain-containing protein yields the protein MPIVIGVVAVIGWALDLPALTRFLSTRSAMQPVTALCAILVGAGLVSVSIRHARPVVSRILAVAIIALAVQTLLQFALGIDFGTDHLLFADAVNAQPSGYRHPGRMAAPTAIGFLLVGTGLLAAGIRSNLAALVASAAATTVLLLVTIALLSHLYLVAPLGGVLGFTQVSLPTALALGGASVGVLALKPAGGWVHLLVGRSIGATAARWLLPIMVVVPVVVATLALKGSAADLYPRDFQLAFTTAITVALLAALALWGTAQLDTLVSVRRDAEVLQESEATLRAFFETDGLFASILERRGDDIRYLAANHALADLLGRGSLVGVSVHDVDMERADGALIDKLRQVEASGAPAQLERCFETAAGTRWFATTISPIAGSAPDAPRFATASLEITDRKRAEAQQRLLLDELNHRVKNTLAVVQSLAQQSFRGDMATSAAKQAFEARLMAVAAAHKLLVQQDWVAVSVSALVADVVGPGCGADRGRIDISGPDMELPPQTAVSIALALHELCTNAVKYGALSNDRGRVSIRWKQEPPGGGRLRFTWVESDGPPVTAPTTRGFGSRLIERALAAELGSPVAMDFRPEGLICMIEAILPDTNGGPTI